TAGATGGTTTCATTCAAATCACGGCCATGCATCTGGCCCGTTAACGCAACACGGATTGGCATAAACAGCTGTTTCCCTTTGAATCCGGTTTCCTTCTGCACTTCTTTGATCAGAACAGCGATTTGAGCAGCTGTATACTCCTCGGATGCCTCAATTTTGTCCAGCAGAGCTTTCAATACGGTTGGTACCTGCTCTTCAGCCAGAACAGGCTGGGCATCATGGTCCACTTCCATATGCGTGCGGAAGAACACATCGGACAAACCGACAATGTCGGAGGCTGCGGTCATTTGCTCCTGGTAAAGAGCGACCAGCTTCCTCGCCCAAACTTCCTGCTCTTCACTGAGCTCCGCCGGCAGACGGCTCGCTTTTTGGAGATGAGGGATAGCCAGCTTGGCAATCCGCTCTGGATCTGCCTGCTTGATGTAGGCGTTATTCAGATGAGCCAGTTTGTTCTGGTCAAACACGGCTGGACTCTTCGACAACCGGTCCGGGTTGAAAATTTTAATCAGCTCTTCTCGGCTGTAAATCTCCTCTTCCCCTTCCGGCGACCAGCCGAGCAGTGCGATAAAGTTAACCAGAGCTTCAGGAAGATAGCCAAGCTGATCATACTGTTCAATGAACTGGATAATGGACTCATCCCGCTTGCTCAGCTTCTTATGGTTTTCGTTCACGATCAATGTCATATGGCCGAAACGAGGCGCTTCCCAGCCCAAGGCTTCATAAATCATCAGCTGGCGGGGAGTATTCGAAATATGATCCTCTCCACGGAGTACATGGGAGATCTTCATCAAATAATCGTCGATAACAACTGCATAGTTATATGTCGGAATGCCGTCTCTTTTCACAATAACAAAGTCGCCTGTGTCCTGAGTATTGAAGGAAATCATGCCTTTAACGATGTCGTCAAACGTATACGTCTTGTCCTCAGGGACGCGGAAACGAATGCTTGCTGTACGTCCTTCTGCTTCAAAGGCCTTACGTTGATCCTCAGTCAAATCACGGTGTTTGCCGGAGTAACGAGGTGTTTCGCCGCGGCCCATTTGCTCCTCGCGTTCCTTCTCCAGCTCCTCTTCCGTGCAGTAGCAGTGGTATGCGAGACCTCTGTCCAGCAAATCCTGCGTATATTTATTATAAATATCAAGGCGCTCCGTTTGACGGTAAGGTCCGTATTCGCCGCCGATATCAATACTTTCATCCCAATCCAGACCAAGCCATTTCAAATACTTCAGCTGGCTCTCT
This genomic stretch from Paenibacillus sp. J23TS9 harbors:
- the gltX gene encoding glutamate--tRNA ligase, coding for MTNKVRVRYAPSPTGHLHIGNARTALFNYLYARNQGGDFIIRIEDTDVKRNIAGGEESQLKYLKWLGLDWDESIDIGGEYGPYRQTERLDIYNKYTQDLLDRGLAYHCYCTEEELEKEREEQMGRGETPRYSGKHRDLTEDQRKAFEAEGRTASIRFRVPEDKTYTFDDIVKGMISFNTQDTGDFVIVKRDGIPTYNYAVVIDDYLMKISHVLRGEDHISNTPRQLMIYEALGWEAPRFGHMTLIVNENHKKLSKRDESIIQFIEQYDQLGYLPEALVNFIALLGWSPEGEEEIYSREELIKIFNPDRLSKSPAVFDQNKLAHLNNAYIKQADPERIAKLAIPHLQKASRLPAELSEEQEVWARKLVALYQEQMTAASDIVGLSDVFFRTHMEVDHDAQPVLAEEQVPTVLKALLDKIEASEEYTAAQIAVLIKEVQKETGFKGKQLFMPIRVALTGQMHGRDLNETIYLLGKNRVIERLRSQIKGA